In the Camelus ferus isolate YT-003-E chromosome 34, BCGSAC_Cfer_1.0, whole genome shotgun sequence genome, one interval contains:
- the LOC116661259 gene encoding uncharacterized protein LOC116661259, whose amino-acid sequence MGSSETDTTSLNSLTLLFCREGKRRSFCGWATSSKSSWVRKKLDACGARHVHRNAAPKVTVSVFRPFCVKSPNASPGFGASSSRPRTSGPAAGVPPRRCGRIASHPLPRYPGHYAVVSPPCPAVPRPSAAAVAGSGWLGSWNGKTIKSCSLSATGSSRTAWVAARSSPARGARRPRRAAAPRPAQRGWAVSPKLASLHHLSFGLRKKRKLSFLSTVRPGTSVFRQLRGAWGI is encoded by the exons ATGGGGTCAAGTGAAACGGATACTACAtctttaaaca gtttgACTCTCCTCTTCTGccgggaagggaaaagaaggtcCTTCTGTGGCTGGGCCACATCTTCCAA GAGTAGCTGGGTCAGGAAGAAGTTGGATGCTTGCGGCGCCAGGCACGTTCACAGGAACGCAGCCCCCAAAGTCACCGTGTCCGTCTTTCGTCCGTTCTGTGTCAAGTCTCCAAATGCTTCCCCGGGATTCGGAGCGTCCTCTTCCCGACCCCGAACTTCAGGGCCCGCCGCGGGCGTCCCTCCGAGGAGATGCGGCCGCATCGCcagccaccccctgccccgcTACCCGGGCCACTACGCTGTcgtctccccaccctgccccgcaGTCCCACGCCCGTCCGCCGCGGCAGTTGCGGGGTCTGGCTGGCTGGGGTCTTGGAACGGAAAGACTATTAAGTCTTGCTCCTTGTCTGCAACTGGCAGCTCCCGCACCGCCTGGGTCGCTGCGCGCAGTTCCCCCGCCCGGGGCGCCCGCAGGCCCCGGAGGGCGGCTGCGCCTCGGCCCGCGCAGCGGGGCTGGGCGGTTTCTCCGAAACTTGCCTCCCTCCATCATCTCTCCTTTGGGCTAAGAAAGAAGCGAAAGCTCTCATTCCTCTCTACAGTCAGACCCGGCACATCAGTATTCCGCCAACTCCGGGGCGCTTGGGGGATTTGA
- the CDKN1B gene encoding cyclin-dependent kinase inhibitor 1B, with the protein MSNVRVSNGSPSLERMDARQAEYPKPSACRNLFGPVNHEELTRDLEKHCRDMEEANQLKWNFDFQNHKPLEGKYEWQEVEKGSLPEFYYRPPRPPKGACKVPAQEGQDVSGTRQAVPLIGSQANSEDTHLVDQKTDAPDSQTGLAEQCTGIRKRPATDDSSPQNKRANRSEENVSDGSPNAGSVEQTPKKPGLRRRQT; encoded by the exons ATGTCAAACGTGCGAGTGTCTAACGGGAGCCCGAGCCTGGAGCGGATGGACGCCAGACAGGCGGAGTACCCCAAGCCCTCGGCCTGCAGAAACCTCTTCGGCCCGGTCAATCACGAAGAGTTAACCCGGGACTTGGAGAAGCACTGCCGAGACATGGAAGAAGCCAACCAGCTCAAGTGGAATTTTGATTTTCAGAATCACAAGCCCCTGGAGGGCAAATACGAGTGGCAAGAGGTGGAAAAGGGCAGCTTGCCCGAGTTCTACTACAGACCCCCGCGGCCACCCAAAGGCGCCTGCAAGGTGCCGGCGCAGGAGGGCCAGGATGTCAGCGGGACCCGCCAGGCGGTGCCTTTAATTGGGTCCCAGGCCAACTCAGAGGACACGCATTTGGTAGACCAAAAGACTGATGCACCGGACAGCCAGACGGGCTTAGCGGAGCAGTGCACTGGGATAAGGAAGCGACCTGCCACAGACG ATTCCTCTCCTCAAAACAAAAGAGCCAACAGATCAGAAGAAAACGTTTCAGACGGTTCCCCCAACGCGGGTTCAGTGGAGCAGACGCCCAAGAAGCCCGGCCTCAGAAGGCGTCAAACGTAA